A window from Populus trichocarpa isolate Nisqually-1 chromosome 3, P.trichocarpa_v4.1, whole genome shotgun sequence encodes these proteins:
- the LOC7461380 gene encoding serine/threonine-protein kinase GRIK1-like, giving the protein MTNHRNPKRPVLPMTCTSNLFSQECASNIDCRQDDAENIFYQDLSCGIFPVDKNEEQSIPYSPRKAQACKKIPVTVTTFVRHSKYSNGRKMINEYVKERRINQGSYGKVVLYRNSNSGTPYAIKVICKSRLRKFRITGSETAMADVLREVSILKTLEHPNIINLVEVIDDQKSDYLYMVLEYVESSTVSNILETKGRIDETTARRYFKDVIAGLIYLHHHNIVHGDIKPENLLVTASGRVKIVDFSFGHAFEDDNDELLRCPGTLAFTAPECCSDTVYHGKAADIWAVGVTLYSMVLGFCPFLADSVPETCDKIVNSPLPLPEELDSELKDLLQGLLCKDPMQRITLDDVAEHPWVVKEGGPVPINCLCSCR; this is encoded by the exons ATGACAAATCATCGGAATCCGAAGAGGCCTGTTTTACCCATGACCTGCACATCCAATCTGTTCTCTCAAGAGTGTGCGAGCAACATTGACTGTCGACAAGATGATGCAGAGAACATTTTCTACCAAGACTTATCCTGTGGGATTTTTCCTGTTGATAAGAATGAAGAACAATCAATACCATACTCACCAAGGAAGGCTCAGGCTTGTAAGAAGATCCCTGTTACAGTTACCACATTTGTAAGGCATTCTAAG TACTCAAATGGAAGAAAGATGATCAACGAGTATGTAAAAGAGAGGAGGATCAACCAAGGAAGCTATGGTAAAGTG GTACTCTATCGAAACAGTAACAGTGGAACTCCTTATGCTATTAAG GTTATTTGCAAGTCTCGTTTGCGCAAATTTCGCATCACAGGATCAGAAACAGCCATGGCTGATGTTCTCAGAGAA gtatCCATATTGAAAACTTTGGAACATCCAAACATAATCAACCTAGTTGAGGTGATTGATGACCAAAAATCAGATTATCTGTATATGG TTCTTGAATATGTGGAAAGCAGTACTGTGAGCAACATTTTGGAGACGAAAGGACGGATTGATGAAACAACTGCAAGAAGATATTTCAAGGATGTAATTGCTGGTCTCATTTATTTGCATCATCAT AATATTGTGCATGGTGATATTAAGCCAGAAAACCTTTTGGTCACTGCTAGTGGAAGGGTGAAAATAGTTGATTTCAGCTTTGGCCATGCCTTTGAG GATGACAATGATGAGCTATTGAGATGTCCTGGAACTCTAGCTTTCACTGCACCAGAGTGTTGTTCAG ATACAGTTTACCATGGAAAAGCTGCTGATATATGGGCTGTGGGGGTTACCTTATACTCTATGGTGCTCGGTTTCTGCCCTTTTCTTGCTGATAGTGTACCTGAAACTTGTGACAAG ATTGTTAATAGTCCTTTACCACTTCCAGAAGAATTAGATTCCGAGCTCAAAGATCTTCTGCAAGGCCTTCTCTGCAAAG ATCCAATGCAAAGAATTACCTTGGATGATGTAGCTGAGCATCCATGGGTGGTCAAAGAGGGTGGTCCAGTCCCTATAAACTGCTTATGCAGCTGCAGGTAG
- the LOC7463600 gene encoding E3 ubiquitin-protein ligase SINAT2, which produces MAPGGIINKEEIESRIAYLDHDTGHPATSNAELRGSPFRKAATPSTGNPGKQSTSNMQDLLDCPVCFTIMYPPIFQCPNGHTLCSHCRARVKNSCPICRGELGNIRCLALEKIAESIELPCKYQSMGCCDIFPYYSKPKHEKNCKYRPYNCPYAGAECSVTGDIPLLVKHLRNEHKVDMHDGCTFNHRYVKSDPREIDNATWMLTVFNCFGRQFCLHFETFHLGMSPVYMAFLRFMGTEDEAREFSYSLEVGGNGRKLTWQGVPRSIRDSHQKVRDSQDGLIIQRNLALFFSGGERQELKLKVSGRIWKEQ; this is translated from the exons ATGGCCCCAGGAGGCATCATCAACAAGGAAGAGATCGAGTCACGCATTGCGTACTTGGATCATGATACGGGCCATCCGGCGACTTCTAATGCTGAGTTAAGAGGCTCCCCTTTTAGAAAAGCTGCAACACCTTCCACTGGGAATCCTGGAAAACAATCAACTAGTAACATGCAAGACCTTCTTGATTGTCCTGTTTGTTTCACCATAATGTATCCTCCAATTTTCCAG TGTCCAAATGGCCACACTCTATGTTCACACTGCAGGGCCAGAGTGAAGAACTCTTGCCCAATTTGCCGAGGAGAACTAGGAAATATAAGGTGCTTGGCTCTGGAGAAAATTGCCGAGTCAATAGAACTCCCCTGCAAATACCAAAGTATGGGATGTTGTGACATATTTCCCTACTACAGCAAgccaaaacatgaaaagaaCTGCAAATATCGCCCATACAACTGCCCTTATGCTGGAGCTGAATGTTCTGTCACCGGTGACATCCCGCTCCTTGTCAAGCATCTCAGAAACGAACACAAAGTTGACATGCATGATGGATGCACCTTCAATCACAGATATGTCAAGTCTGATCCCCGAGAAATCGACAATGCCACATGGATGTTAACT GTTTTCAATTGTTTCGGCCGACAGTTTTGCCTGCACTTTGAGACATTTCATCTAGGAATGTCACCTGTTTACATGGCCTTCCTGAGATTCATGGGTACAGAAGATGAGGCAAGAGAATTTAGTTACAGTCTTGAAGTTGGTGGAAATGGTAGAAAGCTTACATGGCAAGGAGTTCCGAGAAGTATCCGGGATAGCCATCAGAAAGTTCGAGACAGCCAAGATGGATTGATCATTCAGAGAAACTTGGCACTTTTCTTTTCTGGAGGGGAACGGCAGGAGTTAAAACTGAAAGTTTCTGGACGGATATGGAAAGAACAGTGA
- the LOC7461379 gene encoding metal tolerance protein 4: MEDMNSGYLSPKEPLLNVNESCGPSGGNTYHSLRTGFLSRLPDKVRTVLDLESSFHFNVSKTKGLSKDEKEYYEKQFATLKSFQEVDTLMTTDTIDEEDDEEQVQAEKAMKISNYANIVLLVFKIYATIRTGSIAIAASTLDSLLDLMAGGILWFTHISMKNINIYKYPIGKLRMQPVGIIIFAAVMATLGFQILVLAAEELIEDETHKKMSSNQLLWLYIIMIAASVVKLALWIYCRSSGNSIVRAYAKDHYFDVVTNVVGLVAAVLGDKYYWWIDPAGAILLAVYTITNWSGTVIENAVSLVGQTAPPEVLQKLTYLVTRHPQVKRVDTVRAYTFGVLYFVEVDIELPEELPLKEAHAIGETLQDKIEKLPEVERAFVHLDFECEHKPEHSVLSRLPNS; the protein is encoded by the exons ATGGAGGATATGAATTCTGGTTATTTGAGTCCTAAAGAGCCATTGTTGAATGTTAATGAGAGTTGTGGACCGAGTGGAGGTAACACGTACCACTCACTAAGGACTGGATTTTTATCAAGATTGCCCGATAAGGTTCGGACTGTTCTTGATCTCGAATCTTCTTTTCACTTTAATGTCTCTAAAACTAAAGGGCTTAGCAAAG ATGAAAAGGAGTactatgaaaaacaatttgcgaCGTTAAAATCCTTCCAGGAAGTTGATACTTTGATGACAACTGATAcgatcgatgaagaagatgatgaagaacaagTGCAGGCTGAAAAGGCTATGAAGATCTCTAATTATGCCAACATTGTGCTTTTGGTGTTTAAG ATTTATGCTACAATAAGGACAGGATCCATAGCAATTGCTGCCTCCACATTAGATTCTTTGCTTGATCTCATGGCTGGTGGGATACTCTGGTTCACTCACATATcgatgaaaaacataaatatctaCAAGTACCCTATTGGAAAATTAAGGATGCAACCAGTGGGAATAATCATCTTTGCTGCTGTCATGGCCACACTTG GTTTTCAGATTTTGGTCCTAGCTGCTGAAGAATTAATTGAAGATGAAACACATAAGAAGATGTCTTCAAATCAACTGTTATGGCTTTACATAATCATGATAGCTGCTTCTGTGGTGAAACTGGCACTTTGGATTTACTGTAGAAGCTCAGGAAATAGTATAGTTCGTGCCTATGCAAAG GATCACTATTTTGATGTGGTGACGAATGTGGTAGGATTAGTTGCCGCTGTTCTTGGGGATAAATACTACTGGTGGATTGACCCTGCTGGTGCTATTCTTCTAGCTGTTTACACAATTACAAATTGGTCTGGAACTGTCATTGAAAATGCAG TTTCTCTTGTTGGGCAAACAGCTCCACCTGAAGTCTTGCAGAAATTGACATATCTTGTCACAAGGCACCCTCAAGTCAAGCGTGTAGACACAGTCCGTGCTTATACCTTTGGTGTTCTTTATTTTGTAGAG GTTGACATTGAACTTCCAGAGGAACTGCCTCTAAAGGAAGCACATGCTATTGGAGAGACATTGCAGGACAAGATTGAAAAACTCCCGGAAGTTGAGCGGGCATTTGTTCATCTTGATTTCGAATGCGAACACAAACCAGAGCACTCTGTTCTCAGCAGGTTACCCAACAGTTAG